One window of Botrimarina mediterranea genomic DNA carries:
- a CDS encoding MBL fold metallo-hydrolase, whose amino-acid sequence MTALAAPNRSVLRVELLGSGGYHPTERRHTACVFLPELGLVLDAGTGAFRLHQRAEALTSNRLDVVLTHGHIDHIVGLTYLFWLHRGSEPVETVVHATPETLAAVREHLLAPALFPISPVTRYETLSESLTLASGARLTTFELDHPGGSVGLRIDHDGVSIGYVTDTRPIGEAAIEAIRGVDLLLHEAYFDASQAELAHDSGHCTAAAAARTAVAAGAKRLVMMHFNPRASEADEARALAEAREVFPTAEYGCDGMVMTISR is encoded by the coding sequence ATGACCGCGCTAGCCGCCCCAAACCGCTCCGTGCTGCGTGTCGAGCTGCTCGGCTCGGGCGGCTACCACCCGACCGAACGCCGCCACACCGCGTGCGTGTTCTTGCCGGAGCTGGGCCTCGTGCTCGACGCCGGCACCGGGGCGTTCCGGCTGCACCAGCGCGCCGAGGCCCTCACGTCCAATCGTCTCGACGTGGTGCTGACGCACGGACACATCGACCACATCGTCGGCCTGACGTACCTGTTCTGGCTCCATCGCGGCAGTGAACCTGTCGAGACCGTCGTTCATGCGACGCCCGAAACGCTCGCCGCGGTGCGGGAGCACCTCTTAGCGCCGGCGTTGTTTCCGATCTCGCCGGTCACGAGATACGAGACGTTGAGCGAATCACTAACGCTCGCCAGCGGCGCGAGGCTAACGACCTTCGAGCTCGATCACCCCGGTGGCTCCGTCGGCTTGCGGATCGATCACGACGGCGTGTCCATCGGCTACGTCACTGACACCCGCCCGATTGGCGAAGCGGCGATCGAAGCGATCCGCGGCGTCGACCTGCTCTTGCACGAGGCGTACTTCGACGCGTCGCAGGCCGAGCTGGCCCACGACTCGGGCCACTGCACCGCCGCCGCCGCGGCGCGAACGGCCGTCGCCGCCGGGGCGAAACGACTCGTGATGATGCACTTCAACCCGCGCGCAAGCGAGGCGGACGAGGCGCGGGCGCTGGCCGAAGCGCGGGAGGTCTTTCCGACGGCGGAGTACGGCTGCGACGGGATGGTGATGACGATCTCTCGGTAG
- a CDS encoding [protein-PII] uridylyltransferase family protein: MPDDLVGLIQTQFNVTEPRLADPTMALRNLERFLAGARNPLSTAALFERDRDALPQLLQLLSSSQYLADQLVRDQECYDLVRMTEGRPVAREVLVDELVSEVGGLTDWARVSAALRRAKRRETTRIAYGDIVRGQSVAVVARQISYLADAILEAALVFLAGRLEERFGVPLRRDGERARFCVLAMGKLGGVELNYSSDIDLVFLYEEEGQTDHSRPTTNREYFDRLARDLVKLVGESSEHGSCYRIDMRLRPEGSRGPLVQPIDAMIAYYDTRGRTWERQAMIKARPVAGDLALGGRLLNVLEPWVYRRYLTMADIAGIKSLKRRIESLSTGEGDDASDVKTGHGGIRDIEFVIQFLQLLNGGTLPEVRTGTTLDAIQRLEKAGCLTPQERIHLTENYEFLRKLEHRLQIVFDLQTHTLPEDADELRKVAVRMGFTDKKDLTALEAFQADFRLRTEVNRRILDHLLHDAFHDDHVAEPEVDLVNDPEPSPEAIEAVLGRYPFADNKAAYANLMSLATEPIRFLSPRRCRHFLASIAPRLLSAIAQTPEPDATLVNLSRVSDSLGGKAALWELFSSNPDSLHLYVMLCAACPYLADILTSNPGMIDELMDSLLVGRLPTTGQLEESLAELTRGAEDLDPILHSFKHAQHLRVGVRDILGKDDIQDTHAALADVAQVCLTGIADREYAALVEKHGSPTIGPVEEPRDDESPAAAEERAAIAGREGEPAEAIILAMGKLGGREPNYHSDLDLVFLYEADGPTVHLRRARRAISTTNGHFFGELGQRIISVANRLGPYGRLYEVDARLRPTGRGGTLAVSVRALREYFASGAGQLWERLALCKARVVFGSEDAAARAMAAVNEAAYGPAWRPEHADEIRDMRRRLEATASPRNLKRGAGGTVDTEFLAQMLQLRHGGDDPSVRTPNTLDALTALEAGGYLATEDADFFRRSYRLERSVESRIRLMNSAGRHEFPDDEREQRKLAYLLGYASAKAMVNEVEDCRQETRARFDRLFEAARK, translated from the coding sequence GTGCCCGACGATCTGGTCGGTCTGATCCAGACGCAATTCAACGTCACCGAGCCGCGTCTCGCCGACCCGACGATGGCCCTGCGGAACCTCGAACGGTTCCTCGCCGGGGCCCGCAACCCGCTCTCGACCGCCGCGCTGTTCGAGCGCGACCGCGACGCGCTGCCGCAACTCTTGCAGCTCCTCTCGTCGAGCCAATACCTCGCCGACCAGCTCGTCCGTGACCAAGAGTGCTACGACCTCGTCCGCATGACCGAGGGCCGTCCCGTCGCGCGCGAGGTTCTCGTCGATGAGCTCGTCAGCGAGGTCGGCGGGCTTACCGACTGGGCCCGCGTCAGCGCCGCCCTGCGTCGCGCGAAGCGGCGCGAAACCACCCGCATCGCTTACGGCGACATCGTCCGCGGCCAGAGCGTCGCGGTCGTCGCCCGGCAGATCTCTTACCTCGCCGACGCGATCCTCGAAGCGGCGCTGGTGTTCTTGGCGGGGCGACTCGAAGAACGCTTCGGCGTGCCGCTGCGGCGCGACGGCGAGCGGGCCCGCTTCTGCGTGCTGGCGATGGGGAAGCTCGGCGGCGTCGAGCTCAATTACTCCAGCGACATCGACCTGGTCTTCCTCTACGAAGAGGAGGGCCAGACCGATCACTCACGCCCGACGACCAACCGTGAGTACTTCGACCGCTTGGCGCGCGACCTCGTGAAGCTCGTCGGCGAGTCGTCCGAGCACGGCAGCTGCTACCGCATCGACATGCGGCTGCGGCCCGAGGGCTCGCGCGGTCCGCTGGTGCAGCCGATCGACGCGATGATCGCCTACTACGACACGCGCGGCCGCACCTGGGAACGCCAGGCGATGATCAAGGCCCGGCCGGTGGCCGGCGACCTGGCGCTGGGCGGGCGATTGCTCAACGTGCTCGAGCCATGGGTCTACCGCCGCTACCTGACGATGGCCGACATCGCCGGCATCAAGTCGCTCAAGCGCCGCATCGAGAGCCTCTCGACCGGCGAAGGGGACGACGCCAGCGACGTCAAGACGGGCCACGGCGGCATCCGCGACATCGAGTTCGTGATCCAGTTCCTGCAACTGCTCAACGGCGGCACGCTCCCCGAAGTGCGCACCGGCACGACGCTCGACGCGATCCAGCGCCTGGAGAAGGCAGGCTGCCTGACGCCGCAGGAGCGCATCCACCTGACGGAGAACTACGAGTTCCTCCGCAAGCTGGAGCACCGCTTGCAGATCGTCTTCGACCTGCAAACGCACACGCTCCCCGAAGACGCCGACGAGCTGCGTAAGGTCGCGGTGCGGATGGGCTTTACGGACAAGAAGGACTTAACGGCGCTCGAGGCGTTCCAGGCCGACTTCCGCCTGCGGACCGAGGTCAACCGCCGCATCCTCGACCACCTGCTTCACGACGCTTTCCACGACGACCATGTCGCCGAGCCGGAGGTCGACCTCGTCAACGACCCGGAGCCGTCGCCCGAAGCGATCGAGGCCGTGCTGGGACGCTACCCGTTCGCCGACAACAAGGCGGCTTACGCCAACCTGATGTCGCTGGCGACCGAGCCGATCCGGTTCCTCTCGCCAAGGCGTTGCCGTCACTTCCTGGCGTCGATCGCGCCGCGGTTGCTATCGGCGATCGCCCAAACGCCCGAGCCCGACGCGACGCTCGTCAACCTCAGCCGCGTCAGCGATTCGCTCGGCGGCAAGGCGGCGCTGTGGGAGCTATTCAGCAGCAACCCCGACTCGCTGCACCTCTACGTGATGCTCTGCGCGGCGTGCCCCTACCTGGCGGATATTCTGACGAGCAACCCGGGCATGATCGACGAGCTGATGGACAGCCTGCTCGTCGGCCGCTTGCCGACGACGGGTCAGCTCGAAGAGAGCCTCGCCGAGTTGACGCGCGGCGCCGAGGACCTCGACCCGATCCTCCACAGCTTCAAGCACGCCCAGCACCTGCGGGTCGGCGTCCGCGACATCCTCGGCAAGGACGACATTCAAGACACGCACGCCGCCTTGGCCGACGTGGCGCAGGTCTGCCTGACGGGCATCGCCGACCGTGAGTACGCCGCGCTGGTGGAGAAGCACGGTTCACCAACGATCGGACCGGTGGAGGAGCCACGCGACGACGAGTCGCCCGCCGCCGCTGAAGAACGGGCCGCGATCGCCGGCCGCGAAGGCGAGCCCGCCGAGGCGATCATCCTGGCGATGGGTAAGCTCGGCGGCCGCGAGCCGAACTACCACTCGGACCTGGACCTCGTCTTCCTCTATGAGGCCGACGGTCCGACGGTCCACCTGCGGCGCGCCCGCCGTGCGATCTCGACCACCAACGGCCACTTCTTCGGCGAGTTAGGACAGCGGATCATCAGCGTCGCCAACCGCCTCGGGCCCTACGGCCGGCTCTACGAGGTGGACGCCCGCCTGCGCCCGACCGGTCGCGGCGGCACCCTGGCGGTGAGCGTCAGGGCGCTGCGTGAGTACTTCGCCAGCGGAGCCGGCCAGTTGTGGGAACGCCTCGCGCTCTGCAAGGCGCGGGTCGTCTTCGGCAGCGAGGACGCGGCAGCCCGCGCGATGGCGGCCGTCAACGAGGCGGCGTACGGCCCCGCGTGGCGTCCCGAGCACGCTGACGAGATCCGCGACATGCGCCGCCGCCTCGAAGCGACCGCCAGCCCGCGGAACCTCAAGCGCGGCGCCGGCGGCACGGTCGATACCGAGTTCCTCGCCCAGATGCTCCAACTCCGCCACGGCGGCGACGACCCCTCGGTCCGCACGCCCAACACGCTCGACGCGCTGACGGCGCTCGAAGCGGGCGGCTACCTCGCCACGGAAGACGCCGACTTCTTCCGCCGCAGCTATCGTTTGGAACGCAGCGTCGAGTCCCGCATCCGCCTGATGAACTCCGCCGGCCGCCACGAGTTCCCCGACGACGAGCGCGAGCAACGCAAACTCGCCTACCTGCTCGGCTACGCCAGCGCCAAGGCGATGGTGAACGAAGTCGAAGACTGCCGCCAAGAAACGCGAGCCAGATTCGACCGCCTCTTCGAAGCAGCACGTAAGTAG
- a CDS encoding helix-turn-helix domain-containing protein translates to MALPAASRWSIVAHNVRRLMARDGLTYEEVCEATGLDARTLRGVLRAAKRPHAKTLQKLAEGLGVTPDELFAGDESAARAEFDAATNPAIEEAVEAAPDLFDDWTPSDFGELASRVGAGGALTPHGVRMAAELMNANRQTIDRARIVLESREAEALRVVIDALYERATAR, encoded by the coding sequence ATGGCCCTCCCCGCCGCCAGCCGCTGGTCGATCGTCGCGCACAACGTGCGTCGGCTGATGGCGCGCGACGGGCTCACCTACGAAGAGGTCTGCGAAGCGACCGGCCTCGATGCCCGCACGCTCCGCGGCGTCCTGCGGGCCGCCAAACGCCCGCACGCCAAGACCCTGCAAAAGTTGGCTGAGGGTCTCGGCGTGACGCCCGACGAACTGTTCGCCGGCGACGAGTCGGCGGCGCGGGCCGAGTTCGACGCCGCCACCAACCCGGCGATCGAAGAAGCGGTCGAGGCCGCGCCTGACCTCTTCGACGACTGGACCCCCAGCGACTTCGGCGAGCTAGCGAGCCGCGTCGGCGCCGGAGGCGCGCTTACACCCCACGGCGTTCGCATGGCGGCGGAGCTCATGAACGCCAACCGCCAAACCATCGACCGCGCCCGGATCGTGCTCGAGAGCCGCGAAGCCGAGGCGTTACGCGTCGTGATCGATGCGTTGTACGAAAGAGCGACCGCCCGGTAG
- a CDS encoding DUF2262 domain-containing protein — protein MASDITHSVLGKLTWSANLSCWEGKVELRPGYPINLGITTRMDLEPTHNIDELLRSAVEMLEWARRSESVCRERIAEELLEPYNDTWAPEDAPAPMKRGEFVQRVTPNSLTRDIDGSGFFYWADDDMFAGHWIELRFRKDYTISEVGLAG, from the coding sequence ATGGCCTCGGACATCACCCATTCGGTTCTCGGCAAACTCACATGGTCCGCTAACCTGTCCTGCTGGGAAGGAAAGGTCGAACTCCGCCCTGGATACCCGATAAACTTGGGCATCACGACTCGGATGGATCTCGAACCAACACACAATATCGACGAGCTGCTACGATCCGCCGTCGAGATGCTGGAATGGGCTCGGCGTTCTGAATCAGTCTGCCGCGAGCGAATCGCGGAGGAGCTGCTTGAACCTTACAATGACACCTGGGCTCCAGAGGACGCGCCCGCCCCCATGAAACGCGGCGAGTTTGTTCAGCGGGTAACGCCGAATTCACTCACTCGCGATATTGATGGCAGTGGGTTCTTCTACTGGGCCGATGATGACATGTTTGCCGGCCATTGGATCGAGCTTCGATTCCGCAAGGACTACACGATTTCCGAAGTCGGCTTGGCAGGTTGA
- a CDS encoding glycoside hydrolase family 2 TIM barrel-domain containing protein gives MAIAFGVGVDSFARTIDFNLGWRFKRGDHPEAKQLAFDDYSWEEVNTPHDWAIAGPFDANEKSGYAGKLPWRGVAWYRKWIAVDRREEGSQVYLDFDGVMASPKVYVNGQLAGEWDYGYTPFRIDITPYVKFGRANVVAVRVDTTGHGTRWYPGAGIYRKAFLTVSPPVHLVKNGTAIVTSDVSAEKATVTIDNEIENHLESDEPIDLEVTIYAPDWQEVAKRRLSEVAKAGATIEVSTTLELPQPQLWDLDSPTLYQAKTSLLVAGKEVERRDVRFGVRTIELTPNDGLLLNGQRVALKGVNLHHDLGPLGGAFNRRAAERQLEFMQEMGANAIRTAHNPPAAELLDLCDERGVLVWDELFDKWNETADKRPDEPFEPYYARHAAALVRRDRNHPSVFVWSIGNEIVEAPHDPHGLTKERVAFAREAIRAHDATRPVGLGCHIPHSTETGVLDALDFTGWNYQARYERARNRYPDKPIIYSETASALSTRGAYRLPIAGAKCDFPDAPVVNAYEFSSAAWADIPEVEFERLRRDDYLLGEFIWTGFDYLGEPTPFEHDARSSYFGVVDLVGLPKDRYYLYRSLWRPHTPTVHIAPHWNWNGHEGQNVPVIVYTNGDSAELFLNGKSLGVRRKGERPSTPKDLAAGATLEVGGAKLTEAATSSSTSLVSASASESSTWSMVQIGAASHVRSIALDFPRESKLYGYRIEAANDDGDWREVASHVATHEPAWGGVNEAIHHVDVQASKLRVVFGACLDNVEPKVSSIRVYADKYESPYYLPTYDYRLRWNEVAYEPGELRAVAYQEGEPIGEAVVRTAGAPAKLVLTADRSTLTADGQDLAFVTLEAVDERGTPCPLADALVEVEVTGVGKLAAAAGGDPTSMRSFQDSKVALFNGKAVAIIRADQGLGGEVTVEATAAGLPSQSITLQTRRQSP, from the coding sequence GTGGCGATCGCCTTTGGTGTGGGCGTTGACTCCTTCGCTCGGACGATCGACTTCAACCTCGGTTGGCGCTTCAAGCGCGGCGATCATCCCGAAGCGAAGCAACTGGCGTTCGACGACTACTCGTGGGAAGAGGTCAACACGCCGCACGACTGGGCGATCGCCGGGCCCTTCGACGCGAACGAAAAGAGCGGGTACGCCGGCAAGCTCCCTTGGCGTGGCGTCGCCTGGTACCGCAAGTGGATCGCCGTTGATCGCCGCGAAGAAGGCTCGCAGGTCTATCTCGACTTCGACGGCGTCATGGCCTCGCCGAAGGTCTACGTCAACGGCCAGCTGGCCGGCGAATGGGACTACGGCTACACGCCCTTCCGCATCGACATCACGCCCTACGTGAAGTTCGGTCGCGCGAACGTCGTCGCGGTGCGTGTCGATACGACGGGGCACGGCACGCGCTGGTACCCCGGCGCCGGCATCTATCGGAAGGCGTTCTTGACCGTGAGCCCGCCGGTTCACCTCGTCAAGAACGGCACGGCCATCGTCACTTCCGACGTCTCGGCAGAGAAAGCGACCGTCACCATCGACAACGAGATCGAGAACCACCTCGAGTCCGACGAGCCGATCGATCTTGAAGTGACGATCTACGCGCCCGACTGGCAGGAGGTGGCGAAGCGCCGCCTCTCGGAAGTCGCCAAAGCTGGCGCTACGATCGAGGTCTCAACGACGTTGGAGCTGCCGCAACCACAGCTCTGGGACCTCGACTCGCCGACGCTCTACCAAGCGAAGACCTCGCTGTTGGTCGCCGGCAAAGAGGTCGAACGCCGTGACGTGCGGTTCGGCGTGCGGACGATCGAGCTGACGCCCAACGACGGCCTGCTGCTGAACGGTCAGCGTGTCGCCCTCAAGGGCGTCAACCTGCATCACGACCTCGGCCCTTTGGGCGGCGCGTTCAACCGCCGGGCCGCCGAGCGACAGCTCGAGTTCATGCAAGAGATGGGCGCCAACGCCATCCGCACCGCCCACAACCCGCCCGCGGCCGAGCTGCTCGACCTCTGCGACGAGCGCGGCGTCCTGGTGTGGGATGAGCTCTTCGACAAGTGGAACGAGACCGCCGACAAGCGGCCCGACGAACCGTTCGAGCCGTACTACGCCCGTCACGCCGCGGCGCTGGTGCGTCGCGACCGCAACCACCCGAGCGTGTTTGTCTGGTCGATCGGCAACGAGATCGTCGAGGCGCCGCACGACCCGCACGGGCTCACGAAGGAGCGCGTCGCCTTCGCGCGAGAAGCGATCCGCGCCCACGACGCCACCCGCCCCGTCGGCTTGGGCTGCCACATCCCGCACTCGACCGAGACCGGTGTGCTCGACGCCCTCGACTTCACCGGCTGGAACTATCAAGCACGCTACGAACGGGCGCGGAATCGGTACCCCGACAAGCCGATCATCTACAGCGAGACCGCCTCGGCGCTCTCGACGCGCGGCGCCTATCGATTGCCTATCGCCGGGGCGAAGTGCGACTTCCCCGACGCGCCCGTCGTCAACGCCTACGAGTTTTCTTCCGCGGCCTGGGCCGACATCCCCGAGGTCGAGTTCGAGCGCTTGCGCCGCGACGATTACCTGTTGGGCGAGTTCATCTGGACCGGCTTCGACTACCTCGGCGAGCCGACGCCATTCGAGCACGACGCCCGCAGTTCGTACTTCGGCGTCGTCGATCTGGTGGGCCTGCCCAAGGACCGCTACTACCTCTACCGCAGCCTGTGGCGGCCCCACACGCCGACCGTCCACATTGCGCCGCACTGGAACTGGAACGGCCACGAAGGCCAGAACGTGCCGGTGATCGTTTACACCAACGGCGATTCGGCTGAACTGTTCCTCAACGGCAAGTCGCTCGGCGTCCGCCGCAAGGGCGAACGACCATCGACGCCGAAGGACTTGGCCGCCGGCGCAACGCTCGAAGTCGGCGGCGCCAAGCTGACCGAAGCGGCAACATCATCCTCAACGTCCCTCGTTAGCGCTTCGGCTTCCGAGTCGTCCACGTGGTCCATGGTGCAGATCGGCGCCGCGAGTCACGTCCGGTCGATCGCCCTCGACTTCCCGCGCGAGTCGAAGCTGTACGGCTATCGGATCGAGGCGGCGAATGATGACGGCGATTGGCGCGAGGTCGCTTCGCACGTCGCGACGCATGAGCCGGCGTGGGGCGGCGTCAACGAGGCGATCCATCACGTCGATGTCCAGGCGAGCAAGCTGCGTGTCGTCTTCGGCGCTTGCCTCGATAACGTTGAGCCGAAGGTCTCGAGCATCCGGGTGTACGCCGACAAGTACGAGTCGCCCTACTACCTGCCGACGTACGACTACCGTCTGCGCTGGAACGAAGTTGCCTACGAACCGGGCGAGCTACGCGCCGTCGCCTACCAGGAGGGCGAGCCGATCGGCGAGGCCGTCGTCCGCACCGCCGGCGCGCCGGCGAAGCTGGTGCTGACCGCCGACCGCTCCACCCTCACGGCGGACGGACAGGACTTGGCGTTCGTCACGCTCGAGGCGGTTGATGAGCGCGGCACGCCGTGCCCGCTCGCCGACGCGTTGGTCGAGGTCGAAGTCACCGGCGTCGGCAAACTCGCGGCGGCCGCGGGCGGCGACCCGACGTCGATGCGTTCGTTTCAAGACTCGAAGGTCGCGTTGTTCAACGGCAAAGCGGTGGCGATTATCCGGGCCGACCAGGGCCTCGGCGGCGAGGTGACGGTCGAGGCCACCGCTGCGGGCCTGCCAAGCCAATCGATCACCCTCCAGACGCGCCGCCAGAGCCCCTGA
- a CDS encoding flavin-containing monooxygenase — protein MPVPAATAEPVSLSVNETVEDRKDRVCVIGAGTSGLAMVKNLREAGVKVDCLEREADLGGNWNIQLPCSRVMASTHLISSKKQTEYLDHPMPEDWPEFPSQRLVLDYLRSYADRFGLRENIEFGAGVRRVTRSEGASSSPDGWLVELESGQRRRYGRLVIANGHNWDHAFPAWSGRVDASAPFEGVELHSGEYKSPNAIAGKRVLVVGGGNSGCDIAVECSLHAAATRLSLRRGYHFLPKFYRGLPIDAVGEKLLRWRLPLGLRRLLARAIIYLVQGPRHGTGLPRPDHKLFETHPTINSQLIYQLRHGDLEVRPDVERLTSSGVRYVDGNEEAFDAIVYATGYRLSFPFIDNADLNWRDGRPRLHLNLFHPECDDLFVLGMIQPDSGQWGLVDRQARLVTQFLLASEAGAPAAKSFRQQKRAADSAGPIRYLDTPRHRLEVEHFSYGRRLDREWRRLRRAIRQ, from the coding sequence ATGCCTGTCCCTGCCGCGACCGCTGAGCCCGTCTCCCTCTCCGTCAATGAGACCGTGGAAGACCGCAAGGACCGCGTCTGCGTTATCGGCGCGGGCACGTCGGGCCTGGCGATGGTGAAGAACTTGCGCGAGGCGGGCGTGAAGGTCGATTGCCTCGAGCGCGAGGCGGACCTGGGCGGCAACTGGAACATCCAGCTGCCGTGCAGCCGTGTGATGGCGTCGACGCACCTGATCTCGTCGAAGAAGCAGACGGAGTACCTCGACCACCCAATGCCGGAGGACTGGCCCGAGTTTCCGAGCCAGCGCCTCGTGTTGGATTACCTGCGCAGCTACGCCGACCGTTTTGGCCTGCGCGAGAACATCGAGTTCGGCGCCGGAGTGCGGCGCGTCACCCGCTCGGAGGGGGCCTCTTCATCTCCAGACGGCTGGCTCGTTGAACTCGAGTCGGGCCAGCGTCGTCGCTACGGGCGTCTGGTGATCGCTAATGGGCACAACTGGGACCATGCGTTTCCGGCCTGGAGTGGCCGCGTCGATGCGTCGGCCCCCTTCGAGGGGGTTGAGCTCCACTCGGGGGAGTACAAGTCGCCCAACGCTATCGCCGGCAAGCGCGTGCTCGTCGTCGGCGGCGGCAACAGCGGCTGCGACATCGCGGTAGAGTGCTCGCTGCACGCCGCCGCGACGCGGTTGTCACTCCGCCGCGGCTACCACTTTCTCCCGAAGTTTTATCGCGGCCTGCCGATCGACGCGGTCGGGGAGAAGCTCCTGCGGTGGCGTCTGCCGCTCGGCCTCCGCCGTCTCCTCGCGCGGGCGATCATCTACCTAGTGCAGGGGCCGCGGCACGGCACGGGACTGCCGCGGCCGGATCACAAGTTGTTCGAGACGCATCCGACGATCAACTCGCAACTGATCTACCAACTCCGCCACGGCGACCTCGAGGTGCGGCCCGATGTCGAACGCCTGACATCCAGCGGCGTTCGCTACGTCGATGGCAACGAAGAGGCCTTTGACGCGATCGTCTACGCAACGGGCTATCGGCTCTCGTTCCCGTTCATCGACAACGCCGACCTCAACTGGCGTGACGGCCGACCGCGGCTGCATCTGAACCTGTTCCACCCCGAGTGTGACGACCTGTTCGTGCTCGGCATGATCCAACCCGACAGCGGGCAGTGGGGCCTCGTGGACCGCCAGGCGCGGCTCGTGACGCAGTTCCTCTTGGCGAGTGAAGCCGGCGCCCCCGCCGCAAAGTCTTTCCGCCAGCAGAAACGCGCCGCCGACAGCGCCGGGCCGATCCGCTACCTCGACACGCCACGGCATCGGTTGGAGGTCGAGCACTTCAGCTACGGTCGGAGGCTTGACCGTGAGTGGCGGCGGTTGCGGCGAGCGATTCGGCAATGA